Proteins from a genomic interval of Clostridium scatologenes:
- a CDS encoding sigma-70 family RNA polymerase sigma factor, protein MRINQDNFIEQLKNKNSKALEYVFDNYCDYIYKVVFSVFGSNQYSSYIDECINDIFMCVWNNIDKFHEEKGSFKYWFKAVAKYKAINYKKKIIKDTNVDCIEHYIFEAKEQVENLVVSKENREEVIKVIKDLNEPDREIFIRRYLIQEDIVEIANSLGINRSAVDNRLSRGRKVLKEKLAFLRKGGCINE, encoded by the coding sequence ATGCGAATAAATCAAGACAATTTTATTGAACAACTTAAAAATAAAAATTCAAAAGCTTTAGAATATGTTTTTGATAATTATTGTGATTACATATATAAAGTAGTATTTTCAGTATTTGGTTCTAATCAGTATTCGAGCTATATAGATGAATGTATTAATGATATATTCATGTGTGTTTGGAATAACATAGATAAGTTTCATGAAGAAAAGGGAAGTTTTAAATATTGGTTTAAGGCAGTGGCAAAATATAAAGCTATAAATTATAAAAAGAAAATTATTAAAGATACTAATGTGGATTGTATAGAACATTATATTTTTGAAGCAAAGGAGCAAGTGGAAAATTTAGTTGTATCAAAGGAAAATAGGGAAGAAGTCATTAAAGTTATAAAAGATTTAAATGAACCAGATAGGGAAATTTTCATAAGAAGATACTTAATACAAGAAGATATAGTGGAGATAGCAAATTCACTTGGGATAAATAGAAGTGCAGTTGATAATAGACTTTCTAGAGGAAGAAAAGTTTTAAAGGAGAAGCTTGCATTTTTAAGAAAAGGAGGTTGTATAAATGAATAG
- a CDS encoding DUF4179 domain-containing protein — protein sequence MNRDIFDEKDMLELFNYINTDEGQDDVSVKIDDLRKKKLRKNLLSRVRGYNRIKKFKYKVAAAVIIAVIFISAAVPAIAKNIPALNSIIQAFVDNRSGDHGEYEKYSKIVNKSVTDKGVTLTINEVLCDEGSLMIGYTIKSENNIKGIVKSGKDIKETTFTPFTLMNSMQIDGKHPDGGSWQDGKYLDDHTYINSDNVDIGNKNLPSVFNVDIDVKDIYGVKGNWNFKFSVSKDETLRNTKVFKPNTVTKFQDATINVEKVSFSPINTSIRITGKYNKEEYKNVDKRKEAFKQYIMMGNMLYDQWFVFDDKGDEITKKGSSSNEVQNSSSSDFYYDFKFVSLKRIPKYLTVIPYRNIFRENSNEKATAPVYKNIDGTCPMELSQGKIGKLIIKEIKTEKDKTIVRYTAEGQAPFYQARWLFISDDKGEPIERKDNNFDVKKDKDNPSGYIMEFKPLDKNMKYRIGTNINDDIEIRNDLKFKIELR from the coding sequence ATGAATAGAGATATATTTGATGAAAAAGATATGTTGGAATTATTCAATTATATAAACACTGATGAAGGACAAGATGATGTAAGTGTGAAAATTGATGATTTAAGAAAGAAGAAGTTAAGAAAGAATTTACTTAGTCGGGTAAGGGGATATAATAGAATAAAGAAATTTAAATATAAAGTGGCAGCAGCTGTAATAATAGCTGTAATATTCATTAGTGCAGCTGTACCTGCTATTGCTAAAAATATTCCAGCTTTAAATTCTATAATTCAAGCTTTTGTTGATAATAGATCAGGTGATCATGGTGAATATGAGAAATATTCTAAGATAGTAAATAAGAGTGTAACAGATAAAGGAGTAACTTTAACTATAAATGAAGTTTTGTGTGATGAAGGCAGCTTAATGATAGGGTATACCATAAAAAGTGAAAATAATATAAAGGGCATTGTTAAAAGTGGAAAAGATATTAAAGAAACAACTTTTACCCCTTTTACATTAATGAATTCTATGCAAATAGATGGGAAACACCCTGATGGAGGTTCATGGCAGGATGGAAAGTATTTAGATGATCATACTTATATAAATTCAGATAATGTTGATATAGGAAATAAAAATCTTCCATCTGTTTTTAATGTGGATATAGATGTAAAAGATATTTATGGTGTAAAAGGAAATTGGAATTTTAAATTTAGTGTTTCAAAAGATGAAACACTAAGAAATACTAAGGTGTTTAAACCAAATACTGTGACAAAGTTTCAAGATGCTACTATTAATGTGGAAAAAGTAAGCTTTTCACCTATAAATACATCCATAAGGATTACTGGTAAATATAATAAAGAAGAGTATAAAAATGTTGATAAAAGAAAAGAAGCTTTTAAACAATATATTATGATGGGAAATATGTTGTATGATCAATGGTTTGTTTTTGATGATAAAGGGGATGAAATTACAAAAAAGGGATCTTCAAGTAATGAGGTTCAAAACTCATCTTCTAGTGATTTTTACTATGATTTTAAATTTGTTAGTTTAAAGCGTATTCCTAAATATTTAACAGTTATACCATATAGAAATATTTTTCGTGAAAATAGTAATGAAAAAGCTACAGCTCCAGTATATAAAAATATAGATGGAACTTGTCCTATGGAACTTTCTCAAGGAAAAATAGGTAAACTTATAATTAAAGAAATAAAAACTGAAAAAGATAAAACTATTGTTAGGTATACAGCAGAAGGTCAAGCACCATTTTATCAGGCAAGATGGTTATTTATTTCAGATGATAAAGGTGAACCTATTGAAAGAAAGGATAATAATTTTGATGTAAAAAAAGATAAGGATAATCCTAGTGGTTATATCATGGAATTTAAACCTTTGGATAAAAATATGAAATATAGAATAGGAACTAATATAAATGATGACATAGAAATACGAAATGATTTAAAATTTAAAATAGAACTTAGATAG
- a CDS encoding sigma-70 family RNA polymerase sigma factor — protein sequence MNIDESNFIEHIKKKNAKALEFVVDEYSNLVFKVVRTVLNSSFHAQHAEECVNDVFWAVWNNIESFDGEKGNFKYWITAIAKYKAIDYKRKLFKQSTDECIDDYNLKDELNVENALISKENREEILTAINGMRSEDKEIFIRRYFLYEGIENIAKIFGVDRNLVDKRLSRGRKFLKEKLIPLKGEIL from the coding sequence GTGAATATAGATGAAAGTAATTTTATAGAACATATAAAAAAGAAAAATGCAAAAGCATTAGAATTTGTTGTAGATGAATACAGCAATTTGGTTTTTAAGGTAGTGAGGACTGTGCTTAATTCAAGTTTCCATGCCCAACATGCAGAAGAATGTGTAAATGATGTGTTCTGGGCAGTGTGGAATAATATAGAAAGCTTTGATGGAGAAAAAGGAAACTTTAAATATTGGATTACTGCTATAGCAAAATATAAAGCTATAGATTATAAAAGAAAGCTTTTTAAGCAAAGTACAGATGAATGTATAGATGACTATAATTTAAAAGATGAGCTTAATGTAGAAAATGCATTAATATCAAAAGAAAATAGAGAAGAAATTTTAACGGCTATAAACGGAATGAGATCAGAGGATAAAGAAATATTTATAAGAAGATATTTTTTATATGAAGGAATAGAAAATATAGCAAAAATATTTGGAGTAGATAGAAATTTAGTAGATAAAAGGCTTTCAAGAGGACGTAAATTTTTAAAGGAAAAGCTTATACCTTTGAAAGGAGAGATATTGTAA
- a CDS encoding DUF4179 domain-containing protein: MNNKDFNLEEKDIYKLFNEIKMEESEFNQMEEEIPVIQKERIKKNLNKKIKGQKGFKKLKYGSIAAAISLISIVGIGTASPAFAENIPVLSSITQTLNDKFGFHGEYEKYSQIVNKSVEDKGIDFTLNEVLADDSKVVIGYTIKSDKKISDEEAMFVLSSVKINGKMPNGSHGSSTGNYIDDYTYVGTEEIHTKIPQDSNKFNVNFNVSKIGNVKGKWNFSFSISKEELLKDSSIFKPNKKIDFPDSNVIIDKVVFSPIDTSVFLSGKSKTKRSGEHGLLDYDYWIAFDDKGTEITPKGLGGGSGNLKDGNFSCEMNYVRMKSVPKYLTIVPCKIISSGGGGVSVDKDGKETSMKVETKKPKEISKVIDGIYPIELPQGEMGKVIVKEIKTENNKTIVKYTAQGKAPYFQAQDLLIKDDQGKDIKIKDHNIRKDENNPNEFTKVFEALDPNKKYTIYTNDFSNVDFGENLKFKIDLNK; encoded by the coding sequence ATGAATAATAAGGATTTTAATTTAGAGGAAAAAGATATATATAAATTATTTAATGAAATAAAGATGGAAGAAAGTGAATTTAACCAAATGGAAGAAGAAATACCTGTTATTCAAAAAGAAAGGATAAAGAAAAATTTGAATAAAAAGATTAAAGGACAAAAGGGCTTTAAGAAACTGAAATATGGATCTATAGCAGCAGCTATAAGTTTAATAAGTATTGTAGGTATAGGTACAGCCTCACCTGCTTTTGCTGAAAATATTCCAGTATTGAGTTCTATAACACAAACACTTAATGATAAATTTGGATTTCATGGAGAATATGAAAAGTATTCTCAAATAGTAAATAAAAGTGTTGAGGATAAAGGTATAGATTTTACATTAAATGAAGTTCTAGCAGATGATTCGAAAGTGGTTATAGGATATACAATAAAAAGTGATAAAAAGATAAGTGATGAAGAAGCGATGTTTGTATTGAGTTCAGTAAAGATAAATGGAAAAATGCCTAATGGATCACATGGTAGCTCAACTGGAAATTATATAGATGATTATACTTATGTAGGCACTGAAGAAATTCATACTAAAATACCTCAGGATTCTAATAAATTTAATGTTAACTTCAATGTTAGTAAAATAGGAAACGTAAAGGGTAAATGGAACTTTTCATTTAGTATATCAAAAGAAGAATTACTAAAGGATAGTAGTATATTTAAGCCAAATAAGAAAATAGATTTTCCAGATAGCAATGTAATAATTGATAAGGTGGTATTTTCACCAATAGATACATCCGTTTTCTTAAGTGGAAAATCAAAAACTAAAAGAAGTGGAGAACATGGATTGCTTGATTATGACTATTGGATTGCCTTTGATGATAAAGGAACAGAGATTACGCCAAAAGGACTTGGCGGAGGATCAGGAAACTTAAAGGATGGAAACTTTAGTTGTGAAATGAATTATGTACGAATGAAAAGTGTTCCTAAATATTTAACTATTGTTCCTTGTAAAATTATTTCTTCTGGTGGTGGTGGAGTAAGTGTGGATAAGGATGGTAAAGAAACATCTATGAAAGTGGAAACCAAAAAGCCTAAAGAAATAAGTAAAGTTATAGATGGAATATATCCAATAGAATTGCCTCAAGGCGAAATGGGAAAAGTTATAGTAAAAGAAATAAAAACAGAAAATAATAAAACTATAGTTAAGTATACAGCACAAGGTAAAGCACCGTATTTTCAAGCACAAGATCTTCTTATAAAAGATGATCAAGGAAAAGATATTAAAATTAAGGATCATAATATAAGGAAAGATGAAAATAATCCTAATGAATTTACAAAAGTATTTGAGGCATTAGATCCTAATAAAAAATATACAATATATACTAATGATTTTAGTAATGTTGATTTTGGAGAAAATTTAAAGTTTAAAATTGATCTTAATAAGTAA
- the glmS gene encoding glutamine--fructose-6-phosphate transaminase (isomerizing) — MCGIVGFIGKKDASSVLIEGLSKLEYRGYDSAGVAIFDEERINVTKCKGRLINLENKLKEEPLKGSLGIGHTRWATHGEPSDLNAHPHSNEDETISVVHNGIIENYMHLREWLISKGYKFVSETDTEVIPNLIDYFYNGDLVDAVMKAVAKMEGSYAIGVICAKEPDKLVAVRKDSPLIVGLGKGEFFIASDIPAILNHTRDIYLLNDKEFVVMTQDGVKLLSQEGEEIKRDIYHVTWNADAAEKGGFEHFMIKEIHEQPKAIKDTMTSRVMPGKPITLDKITITKEQIENIDKVYIVACGTAYHAGIVGKYVIEKLARIPVEVEVASEFRYRDPIINERTLMIVVSQSGETADTLAALREAKANGARVIAVTNVVGSSVSREADDVLYTWAGPEIAVASTKAYVTQLIAMYIIALFFAENKKTLKESEIEAIKKEMLILPERAEKVLKNKETIQKFASKTYMHKDMFFLGRGLDYAVAMEGSLKLKEISYIHSEAYAGGELKHGPIALIEKGTIVIAGATQENLYDKMVSNIKEVKTRGANVLGIAFEGHTEIEKTVDSVLYIPEVKDILAPVISVIPLQLLSYYMAIQKGCDVDKPRNLAKSVTVE, encoded by the coding sequence ATGTGCGGAATAGTTGGTTTTATAGGAAAAAAGGATGCATCATCAGTTTTAATTGAAGGATTAAGTAAATTAGAATATAGAGGATATGACTCAGCAGGAGTAGCTATATTTGATGAGGAAAGAATAAATGTTACAAAATGTAAAGGAAGACTTATAAATCTTGAAAATAAATTAAAAGAAGAACCTTTAAAGGGATCATTAGGAATAGGACATACAAGATGGGCTACTCATGGTGAACCATCAGATTTAAATGCACATCCTCACAGTAATGAAGATGAAACAATAAGTGTTGTTCATAATGGAATAATAGAGAACTATATGCACTTAAGAGAATGGTTAATTTCAAAAGGATATAAATTTGTATCAGAAACAGATACAGAAGTTATACCTAATTTAATAGATTATTTTTACAATGGTGATTTAGTAGATGCGGTTATGAAGGCTGTAGCTAAAATGGAAGGAAGCTATGCTATAGGTGTAATATGTGCAAAGGAACCAGATAAGCTTGTAGCAGTAAGAAAAGACAGTCCATTAATAGTAGGACTTGGTAAGGGAGAATTCTTTATAGCATCAGATATACCAGCAATATTAAATCACACTAGAGATATTTATCTTCTAAATGATAAAGAGTTTGTAGTTATGACTCAAGATGGAGTAAAACTTTTATCACAAGAGGGAGAAGAAATAAAGAGAGATATATATCATGTAACTTGGAATGCTGATGCTGCTGAAAAAGGTGGATTTGAACACTTTATGATAAAGGAAATCCACGAACAGCCAAAAGCTATAAAAGATACTATGACATCAAGAGTTATGCCAGGAAAACCAATAACCCTTGATAAAATAACAATAACAAAAGAACAAATAGAAAATATAGATAAAGTATATATAGTAGCGTGTGGAACTGCTTACCATGCAGGAATTGTAGGCAAATATGTAATAGAAAAATTAGCAAGAATACCTGTAGAAGTAGAAGTTGCTTCTGAATTTAGATATAGAGATCCAATAATAAATGAAAGAACTTTAATGATTGTTGTAAGTCAATCAGGAGAAACAGCAGATACTTTAGCAGCACTTAGAGAAGCTAAAGCTAATGGAGCCAGAGTAATAGCTGTAACTAATGTTGTTGGAAGCTCGGTATCAAGAGAAGCAGATGATGTATTATATACATGGGCAGGACCAGAAATTGCAGTTGCTTCAACAAAAGCATATGTAACTCAGCTTATAGCAATGTATATTATAGCTTTGTTCTTTGCTGAAAATAAGAAAACATTAAAAGAATCAGAAATAGAAGCAATAAAGAAAGAGATGCTAATATTGCCAGAAAGAGCAGAAAAGGTATTAAAAAATAAAGAAACTATACAAAAGTTTGCTTCAAAAACTTATATGCATAAGGATATGTTCTTCTTAGGAAGAGGTCTTGATTATGCTGTAGCTATGGAAGGTTCATTAAAGCTTAAAGAAATATCATATATTCATTCTGAAGCTTATGCAGGTGGAGAATTAAAACATGGTCCTATAGCTTTAATAGAAAAAGGAACTATAGTAATAGCAGGAGCTACTCAAGAAAACTTATATGATAAAATGGTAAGTAATATCAAAGAAGTTAAAACTAGAGGAGCTAATGTTTTAGGTATTGCATTTGAAGGACATACAGAAATAGAAAAAACTGTAGATTCAGTGTTATATATACCAGAAGTAAAAGATATATTAGCACCAGTAATATCTGTAATTCCATTACAATTACTATCTTATTATATGGCAATACAAAAAGGTTGCGATGTTGATAAACCACGTAATTTAGCAAAAAGCGTTACAGTAGAATAG